A stretch of the Lycium ferocissimum isolate CSIRO_LF1 unplaced genomic scaffold, AGI_CSIRO_Lferr_CH_V1 ctg6723, whole genome shotgun sequence genome encodes the following:
- the LOC132045462 gene encoding telomere repeat-binding factor 1-like isoform X3 — translation MGAPKQKWTSEEEAALKAGILKHGPGKWRTILKDPEFSGVLCLRSNVDLKDKWRNMTVMANGWGSREQGRLSVKRMKAPKQDGSPVTDTTAAESDEEAAEARPATTSSGSPQIHGSKRSMIRLDNLIMEAISSLKEPGGSNKTTIAEYIEDQYWAPPNFKRLLSGKLKYLTATGKLIKMKRKYRIVPTSTPSDSRRNPSITLLDSRQRIFSKIDRDDTNMFSTSQIDLELAKMRNMTPQEAAAAAAQAVGEAEAAIADAEEADREAEAAEADAEAAEAFSVAAKKTLHGRSAPRMMIHA, via the exons ATGGGTGCACCTAAGCAGAAGTGGACTTCAGAAGAAGAAGCTGCTCTTAAAGCTGGGATACTTAAGCACGGGCCAGGTAAATGGCGCACGATTCTCAAGGATCCAGAATTTAGTGGAGTATTGTGTTTGCGTTCAAATGTAGATCTCAAG GACAAGTGGAGGAACATGACTGTGATGGCAAATGGTTGGGGTTCGCGAGAGCAAGGAAGGTTGTCTGTCAAAAGGATGAAGGCCCCTAAACAGGATGGGAGTCCTGTGACTGATACGACTGCTGCTGAAAGTGATGAGGAAGCTGCTGAAGCGAGGCCAGCCACAACTTCTAGTGGTTCTCCTCAGATACATGGTTCAAAAAGATCTATGATAAG GTTGGATAATCTTATAATGGAGGCTATAAGCAGCTTGAAGGAGCCAGGTGGTTCCAACAAGACTACAATAGCTGAATACATAGAG GACCAATACTGGGCGCCTCCAAACTTTAAAAGGCTACTGTCAGGGAAACTGAAGTACTTAACTGCAACAGGAAAACTTATCAAG atgAAGCGTAAGTATAGAATAGTACCTACGTCGACACCATCCGACAGTAGAAGAAACCCGTCCATTACACTTTTGGACAGCAGGCAGAGGATCTTCTCCAAGATTGATCGGGATGATACGAACATGTTTAGTACATCTCAGATAGATTTAGAGCTAGCTAAAATGAGGAACATGACACCTCAAGAGGCTGCGGCTGCTGCTGCACAAGCAGTTGGTGAAGCAGAAGCAGCCATAGCTGATGCTGAGGAGGCTGATAGGGAGGCTGAGGCTGCTGAAGCTGATGCTGAAGCGGCAGAAGCCTTTTCAGTAGCTGCAAAGAAGACACTACATGGGAGAAGTGCTCCAAGGATG ATGATACATGCTTGA
- the LOC132045462 gene encoding telomere repeat-binding factor 1-like isoform X2 — translation MTVMANGWGSREQGRLSVKRMKAPKQDGSPVTDTTAAESDEEAAEARPATTSSGSPQIHGSKRSMIRLDNLIMEAISSLKEPGGSNKTTIAEYIEDQYWAPPNFKRLLSGKLKYLTATGKLIKMKRKYRIVPTSTPSDSRRNPSITLLDSRQRIFSKIDRDDTNMFSTSQIDLELAKMRNMTPQEAAAAAAQAVGEAEAAIADAEEADREAEAAEADAEAAEAFSVAAKKTLHGRSAPRMRELLHLALDSTIAPPCTGLRNWSCGLCIFIFLYSNFALERFLSSQCCVCYEIFSFYSFGGLGEGGFLLVADSFGILLFIGGEGAG, via the exons ATGACTGTGATGGCAAATGGTTGGGGTTCGCGAGAGCAAGGAAGGTTGTCTGTCAAAAGGATGAAGGCCCCTAAACAGGATGGGAGTCCTGTGACTGATACGACTGCTGCTGAAAGTGATGAGGAAGCTGCTGAAGCGAGGCCAGCCACAACTTCTAGTGGTTCTCCTCAGATACATGGTTCAAAAAGATCTATGATAAG GTTGGATAATCTTATAATGGAGGCTATAAGCAGCTTGAAGGAGCCAGGTGGTTCCAACAAGACTACAATAGCTGAATACATAGAG GACCAATACTGGGCGCCTCCAAACTTTAAAAGGCTACTGTCAGGGAAACTGAAGTACTTAACTGCAACAGGAAAACTTATCAAG atgAAGCGTAAGTATAGAATAGTACCTACGTCGACACCATCCGACAGTAGAAGAAACCCGTCCATTACACTTTTGGACAGCAGGCAGAGGATCTTCTCCAAGATTGATCGGGATGATACGAACATGTTTAGTACATCTCAGATAGATTTAGAGCTAGCTAAAATGAGGAACATGACACCTCAAGAGGCTGCGGCTGCTGCTGCACAAGCAGTTGGTGAAGCAGAAGCAGCCATAGCTGATGCTGAGGAGGCTGATAGGGAGGCTGAGGCTGCTGAAGCTGATGCTGAAGCGGCAGAAGCCTTTTCAGTAGCTGCAAAGAAGACACTACATGGGAGAAGTGCTCCAAGGATG AGAGAACTACTTCACCTAGCTCTGGATAGTACAATTGCACCACCCTGCACTGGCTTGAGGAATTGGAGTTGTGGGCTCTGCATATTCAtcttcctttattctaattttgcATTAGAGAGATTTCTAAGCTCTCAATGTTGTGTTTGCTAtgagattttttctttttactcttTCGGGGGTTTGGGGGAGGGTGGGTTCCTTTTGGTAGCTGATTCATTTGGGATTCTTCTTTTTATTGGGGGTGAGGGTGCGGGGTAA
- the LOC132045462 gene encoding telomere repeat-binding factor 1-like isoform X1, with amino-acid sequence MGAPKQKWTSEEEAALKAGILKHGPGKWRTILKDPEFSGVLCLRSNVDLKDKWRNMTVMANGWGSREQGRLSVKRMKAPKQDGSPVTDTTAAESDEEAAEARPATTSSGSPQIHGSKRSMIRLDNLIMEAISSLKEPGGSNKTTIAEYIEDQYWAPPNFKRLLSGKLKYLTATGKLIKMKRKYRIVPTSTPSDSRRNPSITLLDSRQRIFSKIDRDDTNMFSTSQIDLELAKMRNMTPQEAAAAAAQAVGEAEAAIADAEEADREAEAAEADAEAAEAFSVAAKKTLHGRSAPRMRELLHLALDSTIAPPCTGLRNWSCGLCIFIFLYSNFALERFLSSQCCVCYEIFSFYSFGGLGEGGFLLVADSFGILLFIGGEGAG; translated from the exons ATGGGTGCACCTAAGCAGAAGTGGACTTCAGAAGAAGAAGCTGCTCTTAAAGCTGGGATACTTAAGCACGGGCCAGGTAAATGGCGCACGATTCTCAAGGATCCAGAATTTAGTGGAGTATTGTGTTTGCGTTCAAATGTAGATCTCAAG GACAAGTGGAGGAACATGACTGTGATGGCAAATGGTTGGGGTTCGCGAGAGCAAGGAAGGTTGTCTGTCAAAAGGATGAAGGCCCCTAAACAGGATGGGAGTCCTGTGACTGATACGACTGCTGCTGAAAGTGATGAGGAAGCTGCTGAAGCGAGGCCAGCCACAACTTCTAGTGGTTCTCCTCAGATACATGGTTCAAAAAGATCTATGATAAG GTTGGATAATCTTATAATGGAGGCTATAAGCAGCTTGAAGGAGCCAGGTGGTTCCAACAAGACTACAATAGCTGAATACATAGAG GACCAATACTGGGCGCCTCCAAACTTTAAAAGGCTACTGTCAGGGAAACTGAAGTACTTAACTGCAACAGGAAAACTTATCAAG atgAAGCGTAAGTATAGAATAGTACCTACGTCGACACCATCCGACAGTAGAAGAAACCCGTCCATTACACTTTTGGACAGCAGGCAGAGGATCTTCTCCAAGATTGATCGGGATGATACGAACATGTTTAGTACATCTCAGATAGATTTAGAGCTAGCTAAAATGAGGAACATGACACCTCAAGAGGCTGCGGCTGCTGCTGCACAAGCAGTTGGTGAAGCAGAAGCAGCCATAGCTGATGCTGAGGAGGCTGATAGGGAGGCTGAGGCTGCTGAAGCTGATGCTGAAGCGGCAGAAGCCTTTTCAGTAGCTGCAAAGAAGACACTACATGGGAGAAGTGCTCCAAGGATG AGAGAACTACTTCACCTAGCTCTGGATAGTACAATTGCACCACCCTGCACTGGCTTGAGGAATTGGAGTTGTGGGCTCTGCATATTCAtcttcctttattctaattttgcATTAGAGAGATTTCTAAGCTCTCAATGTTGTGTTTGCTAtgagattttttctttttactcttTCGGGGGTTTGGGGGAGGGTGGGTTCCTTTTGGTAGCTGATTCATTTGGGATTCTTCTTTTTATTGGGGGTGAGGGTGCGGGGTAA